The genomic DNA TTGATCACCAGTTTCATTTAATAGACATAAGGCAACTCTCGATGCCGGAAAAATTTGAGACGCGTGATGGCGCTGGCAGCATGGACAGACTTACGACGCTACTGGAAAGCGCAGTAATGGCCGCTAAGCTTGGCGCAACTTTTGAGCAGATTGTACAGGTTATGCTAAGTGATCTAAACGTAACAATTGATTCGCATAGGCTTGGTGATCAACTGGTTGGGGATTACGACAAGCAGTCGGCTCGGGATGATAAGCTATGGGACTATATTCGCCGTAGCGGGCTATATGAAGATCTAAAACACAATGAGCTCATGGAAGAAGATGGTCGACTGGCAGGCTCGCCCTTAACTCTTGAGTTGTTAGCTAATCCTAATAACCCAAGGAGGCACGACATTATAGAGTGCCCAAGACCAGATGGGAACGCCGATCGTACACCGTTTACATTAATTGAAGGACTTTATTTGGTAGATCATAAGCTTGTACGTGACGCCGCTGATTCGTTGGTCAGAGTCGAGGTTAATGGGAAAAACGGAGTTGAAGAGCGAATGGCTTTTAATGATGTAGATGCCGCGAGACTACTTTACCAACTGTCGGTTAGGCATTTAGCGGAACATTGGGGCGACGCCGCACATCACATTGTGGAAGAGCTTTTATCCTGGTCTGATAAATATAGATTCCTAGAGCCAACAGGCTTATACCGCGACTTCCAAACCAATCTTCCTACCGATCACCTTCATAACTCACAGTCTGAATGGTATGGCCTCGCTGACCGAGATTCTTTTGTGTTGAATATTCAAAATGTAGCTGCCAACTTGGCTACGGAAATAAAACAAGCAATGCAGCCGGTGCAGAATGATGATGAGGTGTACGGCGGACCCGTCAAAATCCAAGGTGTATCGATTGAAAAAAGCGTAAACAGGCCAAAGCCGACAGTTAATGCCAGCCTAGAATCAAAGTATGATAAAACGGGTGAGCTCTGGGTAGGGTTGCCTTCGCATAAGTATCGGGCACCGATCGACTCTTTGGTGACTACGAAATCTGGCTTACAAAGAGTTAGCGAAATCGATACTAATCTAAGTAAATTTGCTGAAGATAGATTGAAGTGGCTTGGGCCATACCTCGCCAGAATAATTCTGCCGGCCTCGATTATCAAGGAACTAGAATATGGCTGTAACCTAGTACGAAGTGGTTGGGAGGCCGTTAGAGCCCAAAAGTCCGAAGCCCATCCTCTTAGGCGGGAAGCTATGGAGACTTGGCAGCTGAGTCAGCAAATCAAACAAGCGAGTACCTTGACTAAGCAACTGGCTCGATCTTGATTTTGCCAATGGATATCCTGGTTTAATTCAGACAGGTAACAGATATGGTAAAATAACTCTTATGAAGAGGTATGATCCGAAAAGCATCGAGCCTAAATGGCAGGCGCGCTGGGCAGAAGACAAAGTCTATGAAGCAGTAGATGGCGCCCAAAAGCCTAAGATTTATGCTACACCTATGCTGCCATACCCAAGTGGCTCGGCCATGCACACCGGGCATGTTCGTAACTATGCTATAGCTGACGTTGTCGCTCGTTTTTATCGCCAAAAGGGCTACAATACTCTTCATACTATGGCTTGGGACGCCTTCGGTTTGCCGGCCGAAAACTATGCAATCAAGACCGGTACGCCACCGGCTGTATCGACAGCTCAAAACACTGTTTATTTCAAAAAACAGCTTCAGGCGCTAGCTATGAGCTACGACTGGAGCCGTGAGTTTACGACGAGTGACCCAAGTTATTACAAATGGACTCAGTGGGTTTTTGGGCTGATGTACAGTCGGGGCCTAGCCTATAAGGCTGAGAAAGCTCAATGGTGGTGCGAAAAATGTAACACCGTGTTAGCCGATGAGCAAGTCGATGCTAGCGGTAAATGTTGGCGCCATGACAGTCCTGAGGACGACAAAGTTACCAAAAGGGACGTAAGCCAGTGGTTTTTGAAGATCACTGAGTATGCTGATCAAATCTTGGATGCGACGGATGATCTGGACTGGCCAGATAAAATCAAAGCGATGCAGAAGAACTGGATCGGCCGCTCGCGTGGAGCGCTCATAAAATTCGCACTCCAGAACGAGGAACGAGGAACGAGGAACGAGGCTAAATTCCTTGAAGTGTTTACGACACGCGCTGATACCATTTTTAGTGGAGCGTTTATAGTACTAGCTCCTGAACATAAGCTCGTAGCACAGTTAACTACCGACGAACACAAGGCCGAAATTGAAGACTACATAAAAACTGCGTCCAAAAAATCCGAGCTTGAAAGACAAGAAAATAAGGGAAAAACAGGTGTGTTCACCGGTTCGTATGCAATAAACCCAGCAAATGATAAGAAAATTCCTATCTGGATTGGTGATTTTGTACTGGCCAGTTATGGTACGGGCGCAGTATTTGGCGATATTCATGACGAGCGCGATTTTGAATTTTTGAAAAAATACGACATCCCGGCAGAAGTTACTGTAGTGCCAGAGGACAAGCAAGAAGCTGAAAGGGTTTTGAATAAAGAATATCCTTATGTGAATGAAGGAATATTGATAAAATCTGAGCAATTTTCTGGAATGCGTAGCGAAATTGCTAGGGACAAAATCATTGAATGGCTGGCACAAAAAGGGTTGGCCGAGGAAAAGGTTAATTACAGAATCCGGGATTGGTTGATTAGTCGCCAGCGTTATTGGGGTGCGCCAGTTCCTATTATTTATTGTCCCGATCATGGAGCGGTGCTAGTTCCAGAGAGTGATCTGCCGGTTGAGCTTCCTGAGGTAGCCAATTACGTGCCAGACGGCAATAATAGCTCAGTTTTAGCGGGAGTAGAGAGTTGGGTTAACGCACCATGCCCTACGTGCGGCAAAATGGGCAAGCGTGAGACTGATACTATGGACGGCTACGTCTGCAGTACCTGGTATTTGCATCGCTACACAGACCCGCACAACACCGAGAAGGCTTTTGACAGCGAGAAGGCTAATTATTGGTTCCCGCTAGACTTTTACTTTGGGGCAGATCATGCTGTGGCGCATTTGCTTTACATTCGTTTTTTCCAGCGAGTGTTAGTTGATGCTGGGCTTATGGATAAAAAGACGATCGAACCTGTCAAAAAGCTTGTCTATAACGGCTACATCAATGCCGAAAATGGGGCCAAAATGAGCAAAAGTAAAGGCAATACTGTCGACCCAATGGATATTATCGAACAGGGCTACGGGGCTGACGCTTTACGTGTATTCGAGCTATTCATTGCCCCTTATGATCAAGATACCAGTTGGAATACTAACGGCGTGCCAGGCACTTACAGGTTCTTGCAGCGCTATTGGACTTTGGTCCAAGAATTTTTGGATGCCAAAAATTTGCAAGAGTCAGGAGTCAGGAGCCAGGAGTCAAGAGAAGCTCTATCAACTATAAACCATAAACCATCAACTCTCCTTGCTTCTGCGCACAAAACTATTAAAAAGGTGAGCCACGATCTGCAGAACCTGAGTTTCAACACCGCTGTTTCGGCTATGATGGAGTGTGTCAACGAGCTATACAAAATAAAAGCTACGGACGGTTTTGCTGCGGAGGAATCCTGGGAGTTTGCCCTTAAATCCCTAACTCAGCTCTTAGCACCTTTTGCGCCACATATTACCGAAGAACTGTGGCATGAATTGGGCGAAACAGACAGTGTTCACGTCGACCATTGGCCAGTATTTGAAGATAAGTACCTAGTTAGCGACACCATGACAATTGTGGTGCAGGTGAATGGTAAGGTTCGCGCACAGCTACTAGTCTCCTCTGACTCTGACGAGCATAATATTAGATCCTTGGCGCTTGCAGAGCCAAACGTTGCTAAATTCCTTGGTGGAAAAGAGCCGAGCAAAGTCATATACGTGGCTAAGAAGCTTATCAGTATTGTTCCTTGAATTTTTCGGCGATAGGCGATCGATCTTATGGACTAGGGTTTTATGTATTTTGATATTTTGTCTGCGCTGTGATCAAAATACAGTCGTTTTCACTCCTACACGATATTATGATACCTGATCATTTATAGAGTCGCCAAAAGACAACTTTTCTATTTTTATTGCCAATACGAGTGGTGAATAGAGACTCTGACTTTTTCGATATTTTTTGGTTTGTATGCATTATCCTTCAGCCGCGTTCGCGTTTATTGTATCTTATGTCTAACTTTTCGTCCTCAGGGAGAAAATAAATACAATTAAGTTCAAAGTATGAACTCTATTTAGCATTGATCGTTGATATTGCAATATACATACCAACATGGTAGCCTTAATCTATAAATTAGAGGGAGAATATTATGTCAATAGCATCCTTGAGCAGAACACTAAAACTAGACTACAAGTTAATTGCTGCGGTACTATTTTCTGTCGTATCGTTGCAATCAATATTACTGCCGAGAGTAGTAAGTGCATATAGCTGGACGCAAGTAATAAATGAGAGCAACAGGAAAATGTGGGTTTGTAAAGAGTTGGTTGGTTCTGCTTATGGCCCTCTGTGGAAAGTTCGTGCGCGTGCATCAAATTCCACTGGCGTGACGCAAACCTCAAGAGTGTTAGTGAACTCCGCTATCTCAGGAGGAGCGATCTCTAGAGATTACGCAACAGTTATTTCTGGAGCTATCCCTGTGACATATGGACCGGTTTATGGTCCAAAAAGCGACTCAACACTTCGGGTAGCCTACGGTATGGGAACAAGTACCTCTTCATTTTTTTGGGGTAGTGAGCTGTCTTTAGGTAATATAGTTTATTGTTAGTTGAAGCAGCGGTCAAAAAGTTCTGGTTAGTGATACGTTTTTTCTTGCAAAACCAGTAATTATTTCTAGTTTTTGCTTGATACTAGCGCAGTGAAATTCAATAGCTTAGGTTTTCAGCGAAGGCTTTGGTAGCTATCTAGTTTCCAGTTCAGTCTATTGACCTTGCCAAAAGGTAGTAAAAAGCGCTATAATGAGCGCAATATTTATCAGTTTTAAGAAGGGAGCTACTTCAACCGTGGGTAAACCCAAGAAACGAACCAGTTCACGTCGTACAGGTATGCGCCGAAGCCATTTGGTTCTCGAGCTAGCCCGTGCAGTCAATTCAAAGTCGCCAGTAAAAGCACGTACCACCGCTAAACAGTCAGGCAAAAAGCTAGCTGCCGGCAGCGCCGAGTAAAAGTTTAACAATTAAAACGAATAGTTAGGATTAGCAGAATGGCATCCAACCGTCATTTAGGACGTATCGTAGCGCTTCAGACACTTTACGAAGTAGATTTTCGTCGCGATTGCGGCGATAAGCAGATGGTTGATGCTGATGTTTTGGATCGTAACATTCTACGCTATAGCGAGGTGCTTGACGACCGAAAGTTTATAGAAGACTTAGTCCAGGGAGTTACTGAGCACGAAGCTGAGTTGGATGCTATCTTGCAACCAATTGCGCCAGAATGGCCAATTGATCAGATAGCGAAGATGGACAGAACCACTCTTCGTTTGGCTGCCTATGAGCTACTAACTACTAAGGATGTGCCGCCGAAGGTAGTCATCAATGAAGCTGTAGAGCTGGCCAAGGCCTTTGGTGGTGATAATTCGAGCAAATTTATTAACGGTGTACTTGGTACGCTGCTCAAAGAAAAAGAAAAAGGCACAAAATTTACCATAACCACCGCCAAAAAGGTCAAAAAAACCAAATCAACCACCAAGAAGTAAATATTTTATGATGAAAAGACCAAAGCCACTACAAAGGTTTAAGAAGATTGTGACAAGGGCCCCGGCAATTAACGAGGTGGTCAGGGAGCGCACCGCCGGCGGGGTGATTTTTCGTCGTAACAAAACTACAAATCAAATCGAAATACTGCTAACAGCAGATGCGAAAGACCGATGGACAATCCCGAAAGGACACATCGAGGAAGGTGAGTCACCTCGTCAGACTGCCGAGCGAGAAATCACCGAAGAAACTGGTTTGCAAAAAATGAAGATTATAGGCTGGCTCAATAAGGTCAGCTTTCAGTACCGCAGAAATCAAAGCCTAGTACTTATGACGACTGAGGTTTTCTTGGTGCAAGCTCTGGGAGATACTGATGCGCTTAATCCCGAAGAGTGGATGAACGGTATTAGGTGGTTCAGCGTCAACGAAGCTCTCGACAAAATAGAATATGAAGATATCGGCAAGGCGATTTTGATTGGGCTTAAAAAGATCAGGAGTGCAGGCCTCTAATGCTTGACAGTAATCTGTATCAAAATTTTGCCAGCAGCAAGCTAGTTGGTGCATTTAAAGATGTTAGCCTGCTGATGACGGCCTTTACTCATCGAAGCTACCTCAATGAGCATAAGAAAACTGTCAGTGAGCACAATGAGCGTCTTGAGTTTCTAGGAGACGCTGTTTTGGAGCTCGTTGTAACCAACTTCTTGTATTCTAACTATTCTGAGCCAGAAGGGATTTTGACCAATTGGCGTTCGAGCTTAGTCCGTACCGAGAGCATTGGCGCAGCAGCAGAGCGACTTGGATTTGCTGAACTTCTGAGATTATCGAGAGGTGAAAAACGGGGAACGGACAGAGCAAAAGCTCAGATCCTTGCCAACTGTTTTGAGGCTGTGATTGGGGCGATTTACCTTGATCAAGGCTACGAAGCTGCTGAGAAGTTCATTACTATGAATATTCTTAGTACCTTCGAAGAAATCCTGCACACAGGCGCGTGGCTTGATCCTAAGAGTCGTTATCAAGAAGTAGTCCAAAGCCAAGAAGGTGTCACGCCTCAATATCGAGTTTTGAGCGAAGATGGCCCAGATCACGATAAGGTCTTCACAGTTGGCGTTTTTGTTGGCGAGAGCCTCAGGGCTCAAGGCAAAGGCCCAAGCAAGCAAGCAGCTCAGCAGGAAGCCGCCAAAGAAGCGCTTGGAAGCAGCGGGCTTTAGATTCTGGTTTATAGTCTATAGTTTTTATAGAAAATTGCCGAGAGCAGAAGGCAGAGAGCCGTGAGCTGTGAGTGCTGAGTTATGAGTACTGAGTTACGAGTTTTGTTTTTTCAGTTTTTCATTTTTTAATTTGTTTAGAGTTTAGAGCTTAGTATCTAGGATTTATGCATAATACTTTATACATGATACTTAATACTTGATACAAAAAGATATCGGCCCTTGTCTATAGAGCTCGATTCTGCTACAATTACATCTTGAAAAGCAGGTGAGTGTATATAGGATTTGCTTGCTATTTATTAACTAAACAGGAGTATGTAAATACATGCTAACAATCCGTCTTCAGCGCACAGGTCGCTCCGGGCACGCACAATTTCGTGTTGTAGTGCAAGATTCGCGCACCGCTCCAACCAGCGGCAAAGTAATCGCTCAGTTGGGTTCATATAACCCACACACCAAAGAAACAATTATTAAAAAAGAAGAGGCCGAGCGTTTTATGGCAAATGGCGCGCAGCCTAGCGAGAGAATCGTTAAGCTTTTTGCTTCACAAAAAATCAAGATGCCGCAATGGGTAACAACCCCAGACAAAAAGAGCAAAAGCATCAAGAATAGTGACAAACTTCGACGCAACCAACCAGCCAAAGAAAAAGAAGTAGAAGAAAGCAAGCCAGCAGATGTGGCAGCCGAGCCAGCCGTAAGTGAAGAGCCAGTTGCCGAAACTTCAGCTGAAGAAGCTGTACATGATTCCGAAGCCATAGTTGCTGAAGAGCCAGCTACCGAAGCCTAATTTGTCTCGCTTACTACTTGCTACTAACAACTTACTACAATAAAGGGGAAAATAATGAGCAAAACTATAGACGAACAGTTTATCGAATACATCGTAAAGTCACTAGTTGGTAATCCTGACGCAGTCAAGCTAGTGCGGACCATTGACGAAAAAGGTGTGCTCTTGGAACTCACTGTTGATCCTGAGGATCTCGGCCGTGTTATCGGTAAAAGAGGGGCAACTGCTCAGAGCCTAAGGACATTGTTGCGGGCATTGGGTACAAAAAACGAGGCTCGCTACAACCTGAAGATTGTTGACAACGGTGAGCCAAGACCAGAGCGAGCGTCTCGTGATGAAAGCAGATATTCTGCAAGCAACGACTCTTCTTCTAGCTACGGATCAGACGATTCAACCAGTAGTGACGATTCGGTGACAAGCGTCTCTGATGACTCATCGAATGATACCATTAATAAAGCGAGCGATGATGCTTGGGGTATGCCAGAACCAAGTTCTGATAAAGATGAAGCAGATCACGAATCGGTTATGTCCAAGACCCGCAAAGAGCTAGAAGATCTCGACGACCTCGATATCTGAGCAACATGCCAGCCGGCCTTCTTTGGGGCGCAGTCCCAAACTCTGCCGACTTCTCTGGCTATCGAACGCTTTTTTACT from Candidatus Saccharibacteria bacterium includes the following:
- the rpsP gene encoding 30S ribosomal protein S16, whose amino-acid sequence is MLTIRLQRTGRSGHAQFRVVVQDSRTAPTSGKVIAQLGSYNPHTKETIIKKEEAERFMANGAQPSERIVKLFASQKIKMPQWVTTPDKKSKSIKNSDKLRRNQPAKEKEVEESKPADVAAEPAVSEEPVAETSAEEAVHDSEAIVAEEPATEA
- the rnc gene encoding ribonuclease III, which encodes MLDSNLYQNFASSKLVGAFKDVSLLMTAFTHRSYLNEHKKTVSEHNERLEFLGDAVLELVVTNFLYSNYSEPEGILTNWRSSLVRTESIGAAAERLGFAELLRLSRGEKRGTDRAKAQILANCFEAVIGAIYLDQGYEAAEKFITMNILSTFEEILHTGAWLDPKSRYQEVVQSQEGVTPQYRVLSEDGPDHDKVFTVGVFVGESLRAQGKGPSKQAAQQEAAKEALGSSGL
- a CDS encoding leucine--tRNA ligase is translated as MKRYDPKSIEPKWQARWAEDKVYEAVDGAQKPKIYATPMLPYPSGSAMHTGHVRNYAIADVVARFYRQKGYNTLHTMAWDAFGLPAENYAIKTGTPPAVSTAQNTVYFKKQLQALAMSYDWSREFTTSDPSYYKWTQWVFGLMYSRGLAYKAEKAQWWCEKCNTVLADEQVDASGKCWRHDSPEDDKVTKRDVSQWFLKITEYADQILDATDDLDWPDKIKAMQKNWIGRSRGALIKFALQNEERGTRNEAKFLEVFTTRADTIFSGAFIVLAPEHKLVAQLTTDEHKAEIEDYIKTASKKSELERQENKGKTGVFTGSYAINPANDKKIPIWIGDFVLASYGTGAVFGDIHDERDFEFLKKYDIPAEVTVVPEDKQEAERVLNKEYPYVNEGILIKSEQFSGMRSEIARDKIIEWLAQKGLAEEKVNYRIRDWLISRQRYWGAPVPIIYCPDHGAVLVPESDLPVELPEVANYVPDGNNSSVLAGVESWVNAPCPTCGKMGKRETDTMDGYVCSTWYLHRYTDPHNTEKAFDSEKANYWFPLDFYFGADHAVAHLLYIRFFQRVLVDAGLMDKKTIEPVKKLVYNGYINAENGAKMSKSKGNTVDPMDIIEQGYGADALRVFELFIAPYDQDTSWNTNGVPGTYRFLQRYWTLVQEFLDAKNLQESGVRSQESREALSTINHKPSTLLASAHKTIKKVSHDLQNLSFNTAVSAMMECVNELYKIKATDGFAAEESWEFALKSLTQLLAPFAPHITEELWHELGETDSVHVDHWPVFEDKYLVSDTMTIVVQVNGKVRAQLLVSSDSDEHNIRSLALAEPNVAKFLGGKEPSKVIYVAKKLISIVP
- a CDS encoding NUDIX domain-containing protein — encoded protein: MMKRPKPLQRFKKIVTRAPAINEVVRERTAGGVIFRRNKTTNQIEILLTADAKDRWTIPKGHIEEGESPRQTAEREITEETGLQKMKIIGWLNKVSFQYRRNQSLVLMTTEVFLVQALGDTDALNPEEWMNGIRWFSVNEALDKIEYEDIGKAILIGLKKIRSAGL
- the nusB gene encoding transcription antitermination factor NusB, yielding MASNRHLGRIVALQTLYEVDFRRDCGDKQMVDADVLDRNILRYSEVLDDRKFIEDLVQGVTEHEAELDAILQPIAPEWPIDQIAKMDRTTLRLAAYELLTTKDVPPKVVINEAVELAKAFGGDNSSKFINGVLGTLLKEKEKGTKFTITTAKKVKKTKSTTKK
- a CDS encoding KH domain-containing protein, which produces MDEQFIEYIVKSLVGNPDAVKLVRTIDEKGVLLELTVDPEDLGRVIGKRGATAQSLRTLLRALGTKNEARYNLKIVDNGEPRPERASRDESRYSASNDSSSSYGSDDSTSSDDSVTSVSDDSSNDTINKASDDAWGMPEPSSDKDEADHESVMSKTRKELEDLDDLDI
- a CDS encoding 50S ribosomal protein L32 codes for the protein MSAIFISFKKGATSTVGKPKKRTSSRRTGMRRSHLVLELARAVNSKSPVKARTTAKQSGKKLAAGSAE